The sequence below is a genomic window from Polyangiaceae bacterium.
TTGGCATTCACATCGTCGACTTCACCGTCAACGACGGCAAGGCGAAGGATACCCGCGCGGTAACGATTGAGGTGCGCTCGAGCATCGGCACCGGCGCGCCGGTCTTCCGCAAGCCGCTCGGCACGGGCACGACCCTCGACCTATCTCAAAAGAAGTGCGTCGAAGTGGCGATCGAGGTCGAAGACCCTGACAGCCCCGGCGTGACCATCGCTCAGACGGAGCCAGTGATCGAAGGCGCAGAGTTGCTCCAAGACTCTGGACTGACCGCGACCTGGACCTTTTGCCCCACGGCCGCGCAAATCCAGGCTGAGGATATCTACACCCTGCGCCTCAGCGCCGATGACGGAGACAACCCCGCGGTAACGAAGAACTTCGTGGTGGTGCTGCGCAAGGCTCAGAAGGCCAACTGCCCTGGAGGTGCTCCAGTGATCGAGCACACCCCAGCGGACGTGAACGGGATCAACGACGTCGAGATCCGTGCGCATGTCACTGACGACAAGGGCATCAAGTACGAGCCGCTGCTGCTCTACTCGCTGAGTGATCCTGGTTCGCCGCCTGATCTCGGCGCCATGACCCAGGTCAGCATGAGCAAGCTGAGCGGAAATCAACAAGACGGACAGTGGCTCGGCAGGATTCCGAATCCAGTCGCCGCAGCGGGCGGTAGCGCGCAGCTCTACTACATCTTGGTGGCGCGTGACGATGACGACGCCATGGCTGACTGCGATCACCTGACGCAAATGCCGCTAACCGGTAGCTACCAGATCAACGTGACCGCGTCGGGCGGCGGCGGCGGACTTGGGCTGTGCGAGCCATGTTCCGCTGACGCGCAGTGTGGAGGCAGTGGTGACCTCTGCGTCCAGGTTGGGGGGGGGGCGAGCTGTCTGTCTGCCTGTGGCTCCGGGAACTCATGTCCCCAGGGATACACCTGCTCAACCAACGCCCTCACCAGCGAGAGCGGCGCGAGCGCGCGTCAGTGTGTGCCCACCAGTCAGAGCTGTAGCGGCGATCCGCCGCCGACGTGCATGGATGACGCGTTTGAGCAAAACGACTCGCTGGCCACTGCGAAGGCATTGCCCAGCGGTGACGAGCTGTTGGTGTCTTGCCCGTCGGGAGACACCGATGACGAGGACTGGTTCAAGCTGAACGTCACCCAAGAGGGCCAGCTGAGCCTCGATTTGCTCGGTGACACCGCCTCCGATCTCGACCTGGCGCTGTATGACGGCGCCGGTGCACTGATCGCCCGCAGCAGTGGTCTCACCTCGGAGGAGTCGATTCAGAGCTGCTTGCCCCCCGGAACCTACTACGCCCGCGTGTACTCCTACGATCTGGCGCGCAACGAGTACATCCTCAGTTGGTCCGTGAGTCCGCAGAGCTGTGGTCCGACGTGCAGCGACGACTCCGCGGAGGATGACGATCAAGCTTCTCAAGCCCGCATCGTGGACCTCGACAGCGGGCCGTACAGCGTGAGCACTAACGCCATCTGCAGCTGGGATGAGGATTGGTTCCGTGTGGATATGTTCGCGGGAGAGACGATCTACGCCGAGCTTGCGTTCGACCAGAGCTCCGCCCTCGAGGACCTCGATATCTTGCTCTATCAGGGATCTACGCTGCTCACCCAGTGCGACGAGCTGGACGTAAGCGGGTGTTCGGACAATGGTCAGAGCAGCGACTCCAACGAGTCGTTCTCTTATCCAATCACTGTGTCGGGCACCTACTACCTCGTCGTGCGTGGCTACGGCGGCGCGGAGAACCTGTACGACCTGTG
It includes:
- a CDS encoding PPC domain-containing protein, with the protein product MNQPLSFSVLGSDPDGDSLSFSFASDSDGVTSHASLTPAGSDAAIFNWTPLATDVGIHIVDFTVNDGKAKDTRAVTIEVRSSIGTGAPVFRKPLGTGTTLDLSQKKCVEVAIEVEDPDSPGVTIAQTEPVIEGAELLQDSGLTATWTFCPTAAQIQAEDIYTLRLSADDGDNPAVTKNFVVVLRKAQKANCPGGAPVIEHTPADVNGINDVEIRAHVTDDKGIKYEPLLLYSLSDPGSPPDLGAMTQVSMSKLSGNQQDGQWLGRIPNPVAAAGGSAQLYYILVARDDDDAMADCDHLTQMPLTGSYQINVTASGGGGGLGLCEPCSADAQCGGSGDLCVQVGGGASCLSACGSGNSCPQGYTCSTNALTSESGASARQCVPTSQSCSGDPPPTCMDDAFEQNDSLATAKALPSGDELLVSCPSGDTDDEDWFKLNVTQEGQLSLDLLGDTASDLDLALYDGAGALIARSSGLTSEESIQSCLPPGTYYARVYSYDLARNEYILSWSVSPQSCGPTCSDDSAEDDDQASQARIVDLDSGPYSVSTNAICSWDEDWFRVDMFAGETIYAELAFDQSSALEDLDILLYQGSTLLTQCDELDVSGCSDNGQSSDSNESFSYPITVSGTYYLVVRGYGGAENLYDLCIGLSASECP